One window from the genome of Methanobrevibacter sp. encodes:
- a CDS encoding formylmethanofuran dehydrogenase subunit A: MMEYILKNGIVYDPANEINGEKKDVMFKDGIIVDDVSADAKVLDVTDKIVMPAGIDPHAHVAGPKLVVGRLYRPEDSRRGVTQKTKVLRSESGFSIPSCPATGYRYSRLGYGTVVEAAMPPLEAKHTHEEIATIPQLDIPALPLFGNNWFVLEYAKDNNIEDIAAFVSSWLKISKGYGIKIVNPCGSEAWGWGMNVHGVNDKAPYFDVTSKEVIQALAKANEMLNLPHSIHIHPNDLGHPGNVPTTIETMDAVKNVKKGSKAAEIRDQVMHLCHLQFHAYTGNSWKDAASGAEEIAKYINKHDHVTCDVGQVTLDETTTMTADAPMEYDLFKLSGLKWTNKDIECETAAGIIPCIYSGKNPVNSLQWAIGLELFLHIDDPWKVCLTTDHPNAGPFTRYPRIISWLMSNTRRMEMIENREVHKWVEKRTTLPTLDREYDFYDIATISRSAPAKIYGFTDRGALTPGYRADIAVYDINPNDIDPSRQYAEIEQGFNVADYTIKDGQILVKDKEIVKVKESQNIWVNVNGWEQNEQKVIDNIMPFFTQYYSVKWDNYPVHDHYVSNPIRIDVDGK; encoded by the coding sequence ATAATGGAATATATTCTTAAAAACGGTATTGTCTACGACCCAGCTAATGAGATTAACGGTGAAAAAAAGGACGTTATGTTTAAAGATGGTATTATTGTAGATGATGTATCTGCTGATGCTAAAGTCTTAGACGTTACTGATAAAATAGTTATGCCAGCAGGTATTGACCCTCACGCACACGTTGCAGGTCCTAAATTAGTAGTTGGAAGGTTATACAGACCTGAAGATTCCAGAAGGGGTGTTACTCAAAAAACTAAAGTTTTAAGATCCGAATCTGGTTTCTCTATTCCAAGTTGTCCTGCAACCGGTTACAGATATTCAAGATTAGGTTATGGTACTGTTGTTGAAGCAGCTATGCCTCCTCTTGAAGCAAAACACACTCACGAAGAAATTGCAACTATTCCTCAACTCGATATTCCAGCTTTACCATTATTCGGTAACAACTGGTTTGTATTGGAATATGCAAAAGATAACAATATTGAAGACATCGCAGCATTTGTTTCTTCATGGTTAAAAATCTCCAAAGGTTACGGTATTAAAATCGTAAACCCATGTGGAAGTGAAGCATGGGGATGGGGTATGAACGTACATGGTGTAAATGATAAAGCACCTTACTTTGACGTAACTTCCAAAGAAGTTATTCAAGCTTTAGCTAAAGCTAACGAAATGTTAAACTTGCCTCACTCTATTCACATTCACCCTAACGACTTAGGACACCCTGGTAACGTGCCAACCACCATAGAAACTATGGATGCTGTTAAAAACGTTAAAAAAGGTTCCAAAGCAGCTGAAATCAGAGATCAAGTTATGCACCTTTGTCACTTACAATTCCACGCTTACACTGGAAACAGCTGGAAAGATGCAGCGTCCGGTGCAGAAGAAATCGCTAAATACATTAACAAACACGACCATGTCACCTGTGACGTAGGTCAAGTTACTTTAGACGAAACCACAACCATGACTGCTGATGCTCCTATGGAATATGACTTATTCAAATTATCTGGTTTAAAATGGACCAACAAAGATATTGAATGTGAAACCGCAGCAGGTATTATCCCATGTATTTACTCAGGTAAAAACCCTGTTAACTCTTTACAATGGGCTATTGGTCTTGAATTGTTCTTACACATTGATGACCCATGGAAAGTATGTTTAACTACTGACCACCCTAATGCAGGTCCGTTCACTAGATATCCTAGAATTATCTCTTGGTTAATGAGTAATACCAGAAGAATGGAAATGATTGAAAACAGAGAAGTTCACAAATGGGTAGAAAAAAGAACTACTCTTCCAACTCTCGACAGAGAATACGATTTCTACGATATTGCAACTATTTCCAGATCTGCTCCTGCTAAAATCTACGGATTCACTGACAGAGGTGCACTCACTCCTGGTTACAGAGCAGACATTGCTGTATATGACATAAATCCTAATGATATTGATCCGTCCAGACAATATGCTGAAATTGAACAAGGTTTCAATGTAGCTGACTACACTATTAAAGATGGTCAAATCTTAGTAAAAGATAAAGAAATTGTAAAAGTTAAAGAAAGTCAAAACATTTGGGTTAACGTAAACGGATGGGAACAAAACGAACAAAAAGTTATCGACAACATTATGCCGTTCTTTACTCAATACTACTCAGTTAAATGGGATAACTACCCAGTACACGACCACTACGTATCTAACCCAATTAGAATAGATGTTGATGGTAAATAG